A single region of the Dunckerocampus dactyliophorus isolate RoL2022-P2 chromosome 3, RoL_Ddac_1.1, whole genome shotgun sequence genome encodes:
- the mns1 gene encoding meiosis-specific nuclear structural protein 1 — protein MNRGKIIIKRVGLNKAENKTNTVQGRNLSRAQQYKLVAQRRTHDEHKQQEATRVDRDRQMVAAVKEEENVDRKRFQRQVQEEQKERAIESAIIQAHTERILRGKQHEQEERLAKELARVNHERQREEKMRQYIRENSIELRELESKLKLAYVSKEQAAQMAEQEAMKLETMREEAEFDSKVQSEREQAAIEEKKLEQKKQEDQLEYQRELSLQLVERERKRQVAYEDFLKEKLMVDEIVRKIYEEDQMQQQLKLERVRATQQHIEEFQRQQAEWRRLEKERMEEENRRIKEFASKQQKSAEDWMAKIREREEAIQHMRDTLAEQIREENRQREEMERIRQELCLEEQEEAYRRQEIEDMERNIRQRLLLQRTCAEQMAMKEMRRQAEKEEEEAFRKMMMDKFAEDDRIEQMNAQRRRMKQLEHKREVQKLIEDRRRQREVDKEMNAKEIAMEQEREAFVRQIIEEERQQLLKRHANKLLGHLPKGLLREDDLKHFDEDFRKNFTIRQAANSANDGGDD, from the exons ATGAATCGAGGCAAAATTATCATCAAGAGAGTTGGATTAAACAAGGcggaaaataagacaaacacg GTTCAGGGTCGTAACCTTAGCAGGGCTCAGCAGTATAAGTTGGTGGCCCAGCGGCGCACCCACGATGAACACAAGCAGCAGGAGGCCACGCGAGTGGACCGGGACCGGCAGATGGTGGCCGccgtgaaggaggaggagaacgtTGACAGGAAGAGATTCCAACGACAGGTGCAGGAGGAGCAGAAAGAGAGGGCGATAGAGAGTGCCATAATACAG GCCCATACCGAGAGAATATTGAGGGGGAAGCAACATGAACAAGAGGAGAGGCTAGCCAAAGAGCTGGCCCGTGTCAATCATGAGAGACAAAGAGAAGAAAAGATGAGGCAGTACATTAGAGAGAACAG CATTGAACTGCGCGAATTGGAGTCCAAGTTGAAGCTGGCCTACGTGAGCAAGGAGCAAGCTGCACAGATGGCAGAGCAGGAAGCTATGAAGTTGGAGACAATG CGCGAGGAAGCAGAGTTTGACAGCAAGGTGCAGAGCGAGCGTGAGCAGGCAGCCATTGAAGAGAAGAAGCTGgaacagaagaaacaagagGATCAGCTTGAATATCAGCGAGAGCTCAGCCTGCAGCTCGTGGAGCGAGAGCGCAAAAGACAAGTGGCGTATGAGGACTTCCTCAAGGAGAAGCTCATGGTGGATGAGATAGTCCGTAAGATTTATGAAGAGGATCAAAT GCAGCAGCAGTTGAAACTGGAGAGGGTGCGAGCCACCCAGCAGCACATAGAGGAGTTCCAGAGGCAGCAGGCTGAGTGGCGGCGCTTGGAGAAGGAAAGGATGGAAGAGGAGAACAGACGCATCAAGGAGTTTGCCAGCAAGCAGCAGAAGTCTGCGGAGGACTGGATGGCTAAGATCAGAGAGCGAGAAGAAGCAATACAACATATGAGAGATACG CTCGCCGAGCAAATTAGAGAGGAGAACCGACAACGTGAAGAGATGGAGAGGATCCGCCAGGAGCTTTGTCTTGAAGAACAAGAAGAGGCATACAGGAGGCAAGAAATC GAAGACATGGAGAGGAACATAAGGCAGAGGCTGTTGTTGCAGAGGACCTGCGCGGAACAAATGGCTATGAAGGAGATGCGTCGGCAGGCTgagaaagaggaagaggaagcttTTCGCAAAATGATGATGGATAAGTTTGCAGAGGATGACCGCATAGAGCAGATGAACGCCCAGAGACGACGCATGAAGCAACTGGAGCACAAACGTGAGGTGCAGAAACTGATAGAGGACAGACGGCGACAGCGTGAGGTTGACAAG GAGATGAACGCTAAAGAGATTGCGATGGAGCAGGAGAGGGAGGCGTTTGTCAGACAGATCATCGAAGAGGAGAGGCAACAACTTCTCAAACGACACGCAAATAAACTTCTCGGACACCTACCGAAG GGGTTGCTTCGCGAAGACGACCTGAAGCACTTTGATGAAGACTTCAGAAAAAACTTCACGATACGTCAGGCAGCTAACTCAGCAAATGATGGCGGAGATGATTGA